The Microbacterium sp. Nx66 genome contains a region encoding:
- the prmC gene encoding peptide chain release factor N(5)-glutamine methyltransferase — translation MPDLSLAAAVRAAAQRLADAGVPDPLVDAELLAGHVRGQRRGEVQAAIVRGDRLDDDDATALDALVARRAGREPLQHLTGTAPFRHLELAVGPGVFVPRPETETVAQYAIDALLGSGDPSPIGVDLGTGSGAIALAMATEVPHARVYAAEISPEAHVWARRNVEGVENLTLVLSDLADAFPELDGTAAVVISNPPYVPAQAIPRDPEVRLFDPALALYGGEDGLDVVRVLSTRALRLLRPGGTLVIEHGELQGSPIRELLAADGWRAAATHRDLTLRDRATTAVRP, via the coding sequence ATGCCCGACCTCTCCCTCGCTGCGGCCGTGCGCGCCGCGGCGCAGCGTCTCGCCGACGCCGGCGTGCCCGACCCCCTCGTCGACGCCGAGCTGCTCGCCGGACACGTCCGAGGACAGCGCCGCGGGGAGGTGCAGGCGGCCATCGTCCGGGGCGACAGGCTCGACGACGACGACGCGACCGCCTTGGACGCGCTCGTCGCCCGACGCGCAGGCCGTGAGCCCCTGCAGCATCTCACCGGCACCGCACCGTTCCGGCATCTGGAGCTCGCGGTGGGCCCTGGTGTCTTCGTCCCCCGGCCCGAGACGGAGACCGTGGCGCAGTATGCGATCGACGCCCTTCTGGGATCGGGCGATCCGTCCCCCATCGGCGTCGATCTCGGCACGGGCAGCGGGGCGATCGCGCTCGCGATGGCGACCGAGGTGCCGCACGCCCGGGTGTACGCCGCGGAGATCTCCCCGGAGGCCCATGTCTGGGCCCGTCGCAACGTCGAGGGTGTCGAGAACCTCACGCTCGTGCTGTCCGATCTCGCCGATGCCTTCCCCGAACTGGACGGCACAGCCGCGGTCGTCATCTCGAACCCTCCGTACGTCCCCGCTCAGGCGATCCCGCGCGACCCCGAGGTCCGGCTGTTCGACCCCGCCCTCGCGCTCTACGGCGGAGAGGACGGGCTGGACGTCGTCCGTGTGCTCAGCACCAGGGCTCTGCGTCTGCTGCGGCCGGGGGGCACGCTGGTGATCGAGCACGGAGAACTGCAGGGCTCCCCGATCCGCGAGCTGCTCGCGGCTGACGGATGGCGGGCCGCAGCCACCCATCGCGATCTGACGCTGCGCGACCGCGCCACCACCGCCGTCCGCCCCTGA
- a CDS encoding L-threonylcarbamoyladenylate synthase, which yields MSPIFDCSDEAQLLAGMRNARQAIGRGDLIVIPTDTVYGVAADAFSPPAVQRLLDAKGRGRNQPPPVLVGTKETLTALAEAVPEPVQRLVDAFWPGGLTIVLPAQPSLVWDLGETKGTVAVRMPEGRVVLELLAETGPLAVSSANLTGKAAAISALDAEKMLGDSVAVYLDDGMSKDGVASTIIDATSLVRRAGDAEQGVVRILRDGVVTREQLREVLGDLLEPDPQDEDS from the coding sequence ATGTCCCCCATCTTCGACTGCAGCGACGAGGCGCAGCTGCTCGCCGGGATGCGCAATGCGCGCCAGGCGATCGGCCGCGGCGACCTCATCGTCATCCCCACCGACACCGTCTACGGCGTCGCCGCCGACGCCTTCTCGCCGCCTGCGGTGCAGCGCCTCCTGGACGCCAAGGGTCGCGGCCGCAATCAGCCGCCGCCCGTGCTCGTCGGCACGAAGGAGACGCTGACGGCCCTCGCGGAGGCTGTTCCGGAGCCCGTCCAGCGTCTCGTCGACGCGTTCTGGCCCGGGGGGCTCACGATCGTGCTGCCGGCGCAGCCCTCGCTGGTGTGGGATCTGGGGGAGACCAAGGGCACGGTCGCCGTCCGCATGCCCGAGGGGCGGGTGGTGCTCGAGCTGCTGGCCGAGACCGGACCGCTCGCGGTGTCCAGTGCCAACCTCACCGGCAAGGCGGCAGCGATCTCCGCGCTCGACGCGGAGAAGATGCTGGGCGACAGCGTCGCGGTGTATCTGGACGACGGCATGAGCAAGGACGGCGTCGCGTCCACGATCATCGATGCGACCTCGCTCGTCCGCCGCGCGGGTGACGCCGAGCAGGGCGTCGTCCGGATCCTGCGGGACGGCGTCGTGACCAGGGAGCAGCTGCGCGAGGTCCTGGGCGACCTGCTCGAGCCGGACCCGCAGGACGAGGATTCGTGA